The window GGGGATTCAGTTTCTGCCGTTAAGGATTTAACCGGTGGCAAAGGCGCTAACTTTGTTTTCCAATGCACCGGCGCGACTAAAGGTGCAAGCACTGCTTGGAAATTCTTGACTGATCACGGTGGAATTTGTGAAGTTGGCTTCTTTGTGGATAACGGTGAAGCTACTTACAATCCACACTTTGATGTTTGCATGCCCGAAACCAAGATTACTGGTTCATGGGCTTATGTTCCGGAAGACTGGGTTGAAGCAACGGAGTTCTTGCGTGAGACCAAGGATGAAGGCTTGGATATGACTCAATTGATTACGAATGTTTATCCACTTGATCAAATGAATGAAGCTATGGATAAGAATATGAGTGGTACCGGCGTTAAGATCGTTTACAAAAATAATCAATAAGTAATATATTTTAAATTATTTGATATTAATAAAACCAGTTTAGAAGTCATTAAGTGGCTGACTAAACTGGTTTTTATATTTAATAATAATTTCTAAAAGATAGGTGAAAAGATAAAACATTGGTTAGCATGTGTATCGTCTTTTTATTAATTCTTATTTGGCCAGCGATCAAAGAGAGCAAAAAAGAGTTCTGATATCATCAAGTTCTTGATTTTTTGTTTTTAAAAAACACATACTTACACAATTCTATTGATATATTTTAGTAATAAAATTTGAAATCAAAAGTCGAGGATCATCCAAACCTTTTTCTGGTTCAACATGCCCGGAATTAGTCAACTCGATAAGCCCATGGATGAATGCAAGTACGATAGCAGAATCAACCGTGCTTGGAATGAATTTGCGGAGTATTTCTAACGGCTGTGTTGCTATAGTGTGTAAGTTCTGATATTCAGAAGCTGTCCATTTCTTTTGAAACATCAAATCATATAAAGAAGGGTGTTCGGTGCCAAAATTATAATAGTAATTCAGTAAGTTAATTAATTGCTCTTTTGAATTATCTTGGACTGCCTCAGACAGATGTGTAGAGAGTTTAACGAATGATTGAACAGCAATAGTAACCAGTAAATCATCTTTGTTTTTGAAATGTCGATATACTGCTCCTCGCGATAATCCAATTTGTGTCCCGAGGTCGCGCATATTAACAGAATCGATGCCTTTATTTTCAATAATACTTATTGTCGTTTCTATGATTTTATCACGAGTATTTTTTACCATAATTGTCAACTCCAATCAGGCCATATGAAAATATTATCTAAAAAAGTTGACATTGTCAACGTAATAAGATAAGCTTCTCTTTGTTGACAGCGTCAACATTAATAACCTTGAGGAGCAAAAAATGACAAAAATTGTGTTAATTACTGGAGCTAACAAAGGTATCGGATTTGAAACCGCAAAACAAATCGGTAAGAATGGCTGGACGATTCTGGTTGGCGCTCGAAACGAAGAGCGTGGCAAAAATGCTGTTTATCAATTACAACAAGACGGAATTACTGCAGAGTGGCTACAAATCGATCTCAATGACATTAGCAGTATCCATAAAGCTGTAAGTTATGTAGAGGAACATTATCCGAAACTGGATGGGCTTATCAATAACGCCGGTATTTCCGGCAATATGCAAAAAAATCCTTTAGAACTAACATCTTCTGAATTAGATCAATTAGCAAAAGTTAATTTTCTTGGTAATTTTGAAATGATTAAATCATTTACACCAATTTTGTCTAGAAATCATGGCAGAATATTGAATGTAACAATTCCTGTCACGCCTATTGGCTCTTTCAATCCGCTGGGATACTTGGCTAGTAAAGCTTCACTAAACTCGATGATTAAATCATTTGCGATGTATTATAAAAAGCACGAAATTTCTGTTGAAATTTTTGGTGTTCTACCTGGCGGAATATCTACTGACCTTAATCAACATCAGAGTGGTTTACTAATACGGACAGTTCAAGAAGGTGGAGGGTCAATTGCCAAAGTAATGATGGACCGGCATAATCATCAAGGAAAAATACTAATGCGTATGGGATTTACTCAATTGGCGCGTAATTTTGTTTTTAGAGGACATGATTAATTGTGCACAATTAAAAAAAGTAAGCAGCTGCGATATGAGTTTTCAAATTATGAGTCGTTATGCCAAAATCTTTGGAATTTAGCTGACCGATTTTTATATTAAGAGACTTATATCACAGCCGCTTTTTTAGTAAATATAATATATTGAACTTTCATCATTAAAGGGTTATTGGCCAACGCTGGCTCGCCATTTTAGCATAATGTGGTGAATAGATTCTCATTTTTAAGAATCAAAACCAGGTTGTTGATGAAGTCGCAAGATCTTCAGAAAAGTTTGGACGTTCCATCTCGGTAAATAAATCCAGACCTTCTTTAGATAATTTTTTCTCCAGAGCCAGCTTTCTTAATTGCTGTTTTAAATTTCTAAGAACTAATTGGTCTCGTTCTCCATTTTTAATACGGGAAATAGTCAGCTCTAAAATTTGTTTTTCATCTGCTTTATTTGACTGGATACTTTCCAATTTGCTTTGGAGATTTTGTTTTTTATCTGATGATTTCATTTGTAGTAATCCTCTTTTGACTGACTATTTTATCAATTTAGTTGTGCTTAATAATTGATCATTGTAACAATATTCGGTAAGATGTTCATGCTATCCCGTTTGGCGTTTTCACTTTTTGATTTTCTAAAATACAGGCAGTTTAATAAGGATATTTTTACCTTCAGAAATATTAACTAATTGCCTTAATTAAAATAAATATAGAAAAACCCGCATTTAAACGATTCATAAAAGTAGATGTGGGTTTTTATATTTATAAAAATGTCATGCGAATTTTTTGTTATTAGCTATTAAAATATTTATATTTTCTTATTATAGGCCCACAATGTTAGAGGAACAAAGATTATCACGATTGCTGCAGCCATGATAATTGAAATCAATGTTTCGTTTCCAAACTGTCCGTGCAATAACAATTCGCGTAATGCAGAAATGACGTGAGTAACTGGATTAATACGCACAAAGGTCTGCAAAATTTTAGGCAAGGAACTAGTCGGCACAAAGGCGTTTGACAAAAAACTTAGTCCCAGCATAATCATCACAGAAATACCATTCACAGCTTCTGCCGATTTTGCTAATAAACCCCAAAAAACAAAAATCCAGCTGATTGCCCAAGAAAAACCAATTCCAAACAGCATTGCTAATAAAACCCATTGGAAGCCAACCGTTGGACGCCATCCAATAATATAGCCAACTAATAAAGTAACGCTGGTTGCAACGGTATAGCGTACTAAGTCTGCTATCAGAGAACCGATAAGAGGCGACAGACGTAGGATCGGCAATGATTTAAAACGATCAAATACTCCTTTATTGATATCTTCACGAATTGACGCACCTGTTCCCGACGAAATGGACAGTAGTGTCTGAATCATAATACCTGGCAAAACAAGTGGTAAATAAGCTTTTGTTGAACCAGAAATAGCCCCTCCAAAAAGATAAGAAAATATTAACATGAAGAAAATTGGCATGATAAATACATCCATTAATTTTTCCGGACTCTTCCACATTTTAATCAGGTTACGATTAGTCAATGCTAGAGCATCGTTAAAACCGTGATGATAAGAAGAACTATTTTTTATTTCTAATTGTAAATTATTCATATTTATTTCTCTTTCTACCTGGCTGTCACTTTCAAAAAGACCTCGTCCAGTGTTGGTTTTTGAATAGAAAATTCATCAATTTTAATATTTTCATTGCTTAAGGCAGCCATTAGTTTTGCCATATTATTCATATTTCGAAATGGAGCCGTTATTTGTAATTTTTCTTTGTCGATTTTAGTAGTTTCCCCTAAACTATCTTCAATTATTTTTTGTGTTTTCAACAAATCAGATGGTCGTTTCATTGTTAGTACGATGGAATTTGATCCAACCTTCTTTTTTAACTGATCCGGTGTCCCACTTGCAACGATTGTTCCTTTGTCAATGACAGCAATGCGGTCAGCCAGTTGATCTGCTTCTTCTAAATATTGTGTTGTTAATAAAATAGTCGTCCCAGCCCCGTTCAGGCGATGAATTGTATCCCACAGTTGCAAACGAGTGCGTGGATCCAATCCTGTTGTTGGTTCATCTAAGAAAATCAAAGGTGGTTTGGAAATTAAAGAAATTGCCAAATCCAATCGACGTCTCATACCTCCAGAAAAATTATTCAATGATTTATTGGCTGCCTCCGTCAATGAAAATTCTTCAAGCAAATCAGCTGCTCTCTTTTCTGCGCCGGCTCCTTTTAATCCATTCAAATGTGCAAATAAGATCAAATTTTCTCTTCCAGATAAATCTTCATCAACTGTTGCATATTGACCAGTTAATCCAATAAGGCTTCTGACGTAAGCAGCATCTTTGTTTACATCATGTCCAAAAATAGTTGCTATACCAGAGTTTTGTTTTAATAACGTGGCTAATATTCTAATGAGAGTTGTTTTGCCAGCGCCGTTGGGTCCTAGCACGCTAAAAATTTCTCCTTGTTGAACTTTCAAATTAATTCCATTGACAACGAGGTGCTTACCAAATTTTTTAGTTAAATTGTTCGTTTCAAATGCTAGCATATCTGTCATTTATTTTCTCCTTGAGTTCGATGCTGGATAAATATTTAATTCAAGGTGTTAAGTATTTGTTATATTAAGCCCACCTGAACATATTTACAATACTAAGGCTACCTGAATAAATTGTCAATCATTTTTCTTGATATTTTTCAGGGGGCCTTATAAAATTAGAGATAGCATATAAGGTATTCAGAAAGGAATGTAAGAATGGATGAAGGTAATCAAGCAATCTTTGAAATTTTGGAATTTCAAAGATTAATGGAAAAAGGCCGTTTGCTTCGAAAGAATGTTGATTTTTTTTTCCAAAATCAGCATCAAGGGCAAGGAGCAATAGTGGCTTTGTTGAATGTACATGGCCAACTTACTCAAAAAGAAATTGCTGAAAAGTTAGATATCACTCCACAATCCGCTAGTGAATTAATCTATAAATTAGAAAAAGCAAATTTCATATACCGCGAAAAGTCTTCTAACGATGGCCGAATGTATATTTTAAAATTAACCGATCGTGGGCACGATATTGCTAATAAAGCTGAACATCACAGAGCTTTTATTAATGATATTTTGAATGATAGTGAGCTTAAGCAGTTCAACATGTTATTCAAGAAATTAAATGCCGGATTAATAGGTCGTTTAAACGAAAATAAAGCTGGAATAAAATAAATATACTATTGAATATGTTGACGTAATAATTAAAAAAGAATTCTATAAAAAAACTTGGTTTTGATCATTTTTTAAGTCTTATAGAATAAGATTCACACGTGGTATCCAAAAATTTTTTCTAAATAAATAAGTACTTTCTTATTTATTTTTTTGAACATTTTTTGTTTTAATTTACTCAAAAACATTTAATTTCAATCTTATTTTGTTTAAAGTTGACATACTTTTAACAAGTGTTATATTTTAGTGCATAGATTTCAAACGAATTGATCCGGAAAGTACTTTTCCAAGTAATGTCTAGAGAGTCGGTACTAGCTGTAAGCCGATCTTTATTAAGAAAAGGAAAATGGCCGGTGATTGGTTGATACGAACGGTTTACCGAAAGTATCAAACGGAATGGTCCTCGTTATCGGACACGCCCTTGCTGTTAGCCCATCTGCTAACAAAGATGGTTAATAAGGTTTATTTGTGCAAGCAAAGAAACAAATCAGGATGGTAACGCGACAAGTCGCTTCTGTATTAATTTACAGGAGCGATTTTTTTGTCGGGAAATTCCGCGAGAAATCTGACAAGCAATATTTCTAGTGGTGTTGAGTAACGGTTACTCAGTTGTTTCATAAGCAATTTTTATAGGTTCGACTCCTGTCACCACGTTTGTATGTGAAACACTTTGGAGGATTTAATGAGCAGAATTGGACAACACAAAGTTAATAAATGGTTAACCCTTTGGCAAGGCGAAGGCTTGGTACAGACACGAATGTGAGGAAGGCAAATGTATTTCTTTTGATATACAATCTTTTTTTAATTCAAAGATTAAAATCTTATTAAGCAAATATCCAAATCAGACAAAAATATAATCGAGGTAAACACATTGGAAAATAATTATCGTTTTGAAACAGAACAAGTTCATGCCGGCCAAGAAAATCCTGATCCGGCAACTGGTGCAAGGGCAGTACCGATTTATCAAACATCGTCATTTGTTTTCAAGGATGCCAAAGAGGCTGCTGGCCGTTTTGCTTTAACAGATCCGGGAAATATCTATGGCCGTTTAACGAATCCAACCAATTCGGCCTTTGAAGCACGGATTGCCGTTTTAGAAGGTGGCAGCAGCGCAATTTCTTTGGCTTCGGGAGCAGCTGCCGTTACTGCAGCGATTTTAAATGTTGCCGGGGCTGGAGACCACATTGTTTCTGCGTCGACACTCTATGGTGGTACTTATGAATTATTTAGTGAGACTTTAAAAAAACTTGGAATTGAAACGACTTTTGTCGATCCCGATGATCCGGCAAATTTTCAAGCAGCTATTAAAGAAAACACCAAAGCAATTTTCTTTGAAAGCCTTGGCAATCCGGCAATTAATATCGTTGACTTTCAAGCCGTTGCAGCAATTGCAAAAAAATATAAAATTATTACAATTGTTGATTCAACCTTTGCCACTCCTTTTTTGGTCCGTCCCTTTGATTATGGCATTGATGTTGTCGTCCATTCGGCTACGAAATTTATCGGTGGACACGGTACAACGATTGGTGGTGTTGTTGTTGAAAAAGGAGATTTTGATTATCAGGCATCAAATCGTTATCCCGATTTTGTAAATCCAACTGCTTCGTATAATGGCCTGATTTGGTCCGACCTAAAAGGAGCAGCTTTTACAACAAAAATCAGAGCAGAACATTTGCGCGATACCGGAGCGACTTTATCGCCACAGTCTGCTTGGTACTTTTTGCAAGGACTTGAAACGCTTTCCCTGAGAATCGAACGTCATGTCTCGAATACTCGTAAAATAGTTGATTACTTGCAGCAGCATCCAAAGGTCGCTTGGGTTTCCTACCCGGAAACCGAGGATTCGAAATATAAAGCACTGGCACAAAAGTATTTTCCCAAAGGGACTGGATCTATCTTTACTTTTGGTTTGAAAGCCGGTGAATCGGGAGCAGGAACTTTGATTGATAATCTGAAAATTTTCTCTCTATTGGCAAATGTTGGTGACGTCAAATCATTAATTATCCATCCCAAATCAACCACTCATGCACAGTTAAATGACCAACAATTGAAAGCTGTTGGAATTACACCGGATTTAATTAGAGTTTCAATTGGTATTGAAAATGTCGAAGATTTAATTGCCGACTTGGACCAGGCTTTGGAAAAAGTTTAAAAACTATGATTATTAATTGCTAAAGGAACAAGTAATCTATGAATTCGAGTTTAACCTATCGTTCAGGAATTAAAGATGTTTTACCAACTGTATTTGGCTATATTGGGGTTGGCATGGCTTTTGGAATTGTTGCTAATACAAACCATTTGTCAATTTTAGCCGTCTTTTTTATGTCTTTATTGGTATACGCGGGCTCTGTTCAATTTGTTATTTCGGCCATGCTTTTGACTGGCAGCCCGATTTCAACAATTGTCTTATCGGCCTTTTTAATTAATTCTCGTATCATTTTAATGGGAACTTCAATTGCGAGGTATTTTAAGAAAAGCAGCCTCCTACAGAATATTTTTATTGGTAGTTTATTAACAGACGAAACCTTTGCCTTGGCAATGACCAAAGTTAACAAGACTGATAATCATTTAACGACAACCTGGTTTAATGCTGCAAATATAGTTGCTTATTTCATATGGATCATTTCAACAGTTGCTGGCTGCGCACTAGGAAAATTGATTAAAAATCCAGCTAAATTCGGCTTGGATTTTGCTTTAATTGCCATGTTTATCGGTCTACTTTATTTGCAAATAATTAACGATCATAGTAAGACGATTCGATTACAATTGACAGTTGTTATTTCTGTAGTGATAATGATGTACTTTTTAATGCGTTGTTTTTCTGGAAATATTGCTTTGTTATTGGCGACAATTATTGGCTGTCTGTTGGGAATGAAGATCACAAAAAAATGACAACAAAAATTGGCATAACAATTTTATTGTGTGGTTTGGTTGCCTGGCTTTCGCGCTTATTGCCGTTTTTGCTTTTAAAGAAAATCAAATTGGCAACATGGTTTACTGACTTTTTATCATTTGTACCAATCGCGATTATCGCAGCAATTTTAACTGAAAACTTATTGATTGAAAAAAATGGCCAATGGCCAAGTTTGAATTTTAGCAATTGTTTGGCCGCAATACCGACTCTGTTAGCAGGATTTTTGAGCAAAAGTTTATTAGTTATTGTAATTGTTGGAGTAATTTCAATGGCCTTATTGAAAGCATTTTAAAAACTAGTAAAACGAGTGGCATAAAATAAAGAAACAAAACTTCTGTATGTTCTTTGTGTCCGCCAGAAGATATTAATCCTGACCAATTGGGGTTTCGATCTTCTTAGTCTAAAACCATGCTTGTACCTGTTAATTCAGTAATTTCTAGTTTTATTTATTTGTTCCCTTGTTGAATGATAAGATAATAAATTTACTCTAAACTATTTATTCTCGTAAAACGAGTTTGTTACTTTCTCGATTCGCCAAGGAAGTAAACACGTGTTGTCCCCGTTTTCATTTTTTGTGCGTATCATTAGAATCTAACTGTTCTGCCGATGCGATAGATAAAATACTAAGATCGCTATTATCAATAGCCAATATAATCCAGAAACTGATGAAATGACTAGCTGATAATTGCTCCCGAGTGTTTAAAACGCTCCGATAAAAGGGCCGGTCGCAACTCCAATCGATTGAGCAGATTGTATAAAAGAAGCATTTCTTTGAATATAATCTAGATCTGTTGAGCTCTGAAATTTGTGAATGAGAAATTCATTTGTTTTATCTGTATAAATTATTTATAGGAATATTTCATTAATAAACAAAAAATATTTCAAAGTATATTCAAAATAAGGGATACTTAATATAATGCTAAGGAAGCAAAAAAAGTGGAAAAAGGTAAGATTAAATACGGTGTTGATGCTCCTTTAGTACCAATTACATGTATTTCGGTAGGCATTATTGTTTTAGGATTTTGGTTTCCTTCTCACGGTTACCTGTTTGCCTGGATAACTTTTATTTATGGCTTATCGATGATAATAGGTAGAATCATCTTTTTGCATACCTCATTACGTGGCAAGTTCCTTGTCTGGAACAAAATTATTGAAGGTTTAAATATTTCTAAAAATTCGCAGATTTTGGATTTAGGCTGTGGTCACGGAACGGTCTTAATTAAATTTGCTCAAAAGATTGATGATTCAGGAAAAGCGATCGGAGTCGATTTATGGCGTAACGTTGATCAATCCAATAACAGCTCAGTAGCTACTGAAAAAAATTTAAAGTTAGCCAATGTTGATCAAAGAACTGATCTGATTACAGCTGATATGGCTGAACTTCCTTTGAAAGATGCGAGCTTCGATTTTGTTGTTTCCAGCATGGCTTTTCATAATATCAAGCCTAGACAGCAAAGAGAAAAGGCGTTATGTGAAGCCTGCCGTGTATTGAAAAATGGCCGTAAATTGATCATTGTTGATACCGGTAATAATTTTAAAGAGTATCGTAAAACATTAGAAGAACAAAAACTTATTCATATCAAATTAACAGTTGCTGGTTTTAATGGTTGGTGGACAGGATGAGTACGTCTGTTATCCAAGCAGAAAAAGATAAAAGCATTAATTAATCAAGGCGTAACTTTCATATTGCGTCTTTTTAGTATTTTGCAATCAAAAAAATATGGGAAACTTTAGGATTTATTCATTACATGAATTAGACCCATAGTACTGCTTTGATTAAAAATCAATGACAAACGGTTGACACCTGTCAACCAAAAGGGCTTGCCTAATTATCTATGCCAATGCAAGAATAATTAGTCGGATTTATTAGCAGAACAAAATTATTTTTTATAAATGATAGTTGGTTTTCCGATAATTAATTTAAGTACACGTAAGCATGATAGCGAATAAGAGAGTTTTTCGTTTCATAAC of the Oenococcus sp. UCMA 16435 genome contains:
- a CDS encoding AzlC family ABC transporter permease, with product MNSSLTYRSGIKDVLPTVFGYIGVGMAFGIVANTNHLSILAVFFMSLLVYAGSVQFVISAMLLTGSPISTIVLSAFLINSRIILMGTSIARYFKKSSLLQNIFIGSLLTDETFALAMTKVNKTDNHLTTTWFNAANIVAYFIWIISTVAGCALGKLIKNPAKFGLDFALIAMFIGLLYLQIINDHSKTIRLQLTVVISVVIMMYFLMRCFSGNIALLLATIIGCLLGMKITKK
- a CDS encoding MarR family transcriptional regulator encodes the protein MDEGNQAIFEILEFQRLMEKGRLLRKNVDFFFQNQHQGQGAIVALLNVHGQLTQKEIAEKLDITPQSASELIYKLEKANFIYREKSSNDGRMYILKLTDRGHDIANKAEHHRAFINDILNDSELKQFNMLFKKLNAGLIGRLNENKAGIK
- a CDS encoding AzlD domain-containing protein; protein product: MTTKIGITILLCGLVAWLSRLLPFLLLKKIKLATWFTDFLSFVPIAIIAAILTENLLIEKNGQWPSLNFSNCLAAIPTLLAGFLSKSLLVIVIVGVISMALLKAF
- a CDS encoding ATP-binding cassette domain-containing protein, with the translated sequence MTDMLAFETNNLTKKFGKHLVVNGINLKVQQGEIFSVLGPNGAGKTTLIRILATLLKQNSGIATIFGHDVNKDAAYVRSLIGLTGQYATVDEDLSGRENLILFAHLNGLKGAGAEKRAADLLEEFSLTEAANKSLNNFSGGMRRRLDLAISLISKPPLIFLDEPTTGLDPRTRLQLWDTIHRLNGAGTTILLTTQYLEEADQLADRIAVIDKGTIVASGTPDQLKKKVGSNSIVLTMKRPSDLLKTQKIIEDSLGETTKIDKEKLQITAPFRNMNNMAKLMAALSNENIKIDEFSIQKPTLDEVFLKVTAR
- a CDS encoding O-acetylhomoserine aminocarboxypropyltransferase/cysteine synthase — translated: MENNYRFETEQVHAGQENPDPATGARAVPIYQTSSFVFKDAKEAAGRFALTDPGNIYGRLTNPTNSAFEARIAVLEGGSSAISLASGAAAVTAAILNVAGAGDHIVSASTLYGGTYELFSETLKKLGIETTFVDPDDPANFQAAIKENTKAIFFESLGNPAINIVDFQAVAAIAKKYKIITIVDSTFATPFLVRPFDYGIDVVVHSATKFIGGHGTTIGGVVVEKGDFDYQASNRYPDFVNPTASYNGLIWSDLKGAAFTTKIRAEHLRDTGATLSPQSAWYFLQGLETLSLRIERHVSNTRKIVDYLQQHPKVAWVSYPETEDSKYKALAQKYFPKGTGSIFTFGLKAGESGAGTLIDNLKIFSLLANVGDVKSLIIHPKSTTHAQLNDQQLKAVGITPDLIRVSIGIENVEDLIADLDQALEKV
- a CDS encoding ABC transporter permease yields the protein MNNLQLEIKNSSSYHHGFNDALALTNRNLIKMWKSPEKLMDVFIMPIFFMLIFSYLFGGAISGSTKAYLPLVLPGIMIQTLLSISSGTGASIREDINKGVFDRFKSLPILRLSPLIGSLIADLVRYTVATSVTLLVGYIIGWRPTVGFQWVLLAMLFGIGFSWAISWIFVFWGLLAKSAEAVNGISVMIMLGLSFLSNAFVPTSSLPKILQTFVRINPVTHVISALRELLLHGQFGNETLISIIMAAAIVIIFVPLTLWAYNKKI
- a CDS encoding SDR family NAD(P)-dependent oxidoreductase; this encodes MTKIVLITGANKGIGFETAKQIGKNGWTILVGARNEERGKNAVYQLQQDGITAEWLQIDLNDISSIHKAVSYVEEHYPKLDGLINNAGISGNMQKNPLELTSSELDQLAKVNFLGNFEMIKSFTPILSRNHGRILNVTIPVTPIGSFNPLGYLASKASLNSMIKSFAMYYKKHEISVEIFGVLPGGISTDLNQHQSGLLIRTVQEGGGSIAKVMMDRHNHQGKILMRMGFTQLARNFVFRGHD
- a CDS encoding class I SAM-dependent methyltransferase, which encodes MEKGKIKYGVDAPLVPITCISVGIIVLGFWFPSHGYLFAWITFIYGLSMIIGRIIFLHTSLRGKFLVWNKIIEGLNISKNSQILDLGCGHGTVLIKFAQKIDDSGKAIGVDLWRNVDQSNNSSVATEKNLKLANVDQRTDLITADMAELPLKDASFDFVVSSMAFHNIKPRQQREKALCEACRVLKNGRKLIIVDTGNNFKEYRKTLEEQKLIHIKLTVAGFNGWWTG
- a CDS encoding TetR/AcrR family transcriptional regulator, encoding MVKNTRDKIIETTISIIENKGIDSVNMRDLGTQIGLSRGAVYRHFKNKDDLLVTIAVQSFVKLSTHLSEAVQDNSKEQLINLLNYYYNFGTEHPSLYDLMFQKKWTASEYQNLHTIATQPLEILRKFIPSTVDSAIVLAFIHGLIELTNSGHVEPEKGLDDPRLLISNFITKIYQ